The Pirellulimonas nuda genome includes a region encoding these proteins:
- a CDS encoding type IV pilus biogenesis protein PilM has product MTYAPVLERVRDFASGAAVCVAGVDLGARAIKVAIAKRRGTRRTIVAAARIVSPPNAEGGPRAATDPVRQAALLGQWMRHWCAFRVDAVVCSLPSTFTDYEAIDSDQGSPPCRGADEGLEQVLGPAAADATGDYWRTHPNSGGAPTTHLVWAGSAIAHAVPREFARWGLACRVLEAAPSAIAAVGQTKGDQSRLVVDLGDESAICVLVEHGQAVYVRPRVSLPTRGAVDQLAGTLRISRPAAETVLSEWGCDEAQGKLARQVQTHLDGWLRALLFEVERTIVYLTHREDGAPLEEIVLCGGGSAIRGVGAWLEARLGVPTRVAESPAGARWSAAEPYSPMFAQATALALREDLI; this is encoded by the coding sequence ATGACCTACGCACCCGTGCTAGAACGCGTACGCGACTTCGCGTCGGGCGCCGCCGTGTGCGTGGCGGGGGTCGACCTGGGCGCCCGCGCCATCAAGGTGGCCATCGCCAAACGCCGCGGCACACGCCGCACGATCGTTGCCGCGGCACGCATCGTCTCTCCCCCGAACGCGGAGGGCGGCCCCAGGGCCGCCACCGACCCGGTCCGCCAGGCGGCGCTGCTGGGGCAATGGATGCGGCACTGGTGCGCCTTCCGGGTCGACGCCGTGGTCTGCTCGCTCCCCTCCACGTTCACCGACTACGAAGCCATCGACAGCGACCAGGGGTCGCCCCCCTGCCGCGGCGCGGACGAAGGGCTCGAGCAGGTGCTCGGCCCGGCGGCCGCGGACGCCACGGGGGACTACTGGCGTACACACCCCAACTCGGGGGGGGCGCCCACCACCCACCTGGTGTGGGCCGGCAGCGCCATCGCCCACGCCGTGCCGCGGGAGTTTGCCCGCTGGGGGCTCGCCTGCCGGGTGCTGGAGGCGGCGCCCTCGGCCATCGCCGCCGTCGGCCAAACCAAGGGGGACCAGTCGCGTTTGGTGGTAGACCTGGGAGACGAGTCCGCGATCTGCGTGCTGGTAGAGCACGGCCAAGCAGTCTACGTGCGGCCCCGTGTGTCGTTGCCGACCCGCGGCGCCGTCGATCAACTCGCCGGCACGCTGCGCATCAGCCGGCCCGCGGCGGAAACGGTTCTGTCCGAGTGGGGCTGCGACGAGGCCCAGGGGAAGCTGGCCCGGCAGGTGCAGACGCACCTGGACGGCTGGCTGCGGGCGCTGCTGTTCGAGGTCGAGCGAACGATCGTCTACCTGACCCATCGTGAGGACGGGGCGCCGCTGGAAGAGATCGTGCTCTGCGGCGGGGGGAGCGCCATCCGCGGCGTCGGCGCCTGGCTCGAAGCACGCCTGGGCGTCCCCACCCGCGTCGCCGAATCACCGGCCGGCGCCCGCTGGTCCGCGGCCGAGCCCTACTCTCCCATGTTCGCCCAGGCCACGGCGCTGGCGCTGCGGGAGGACCTGATATGA
- a CDS encoding PilN domain-containing protein, with the protein MSAARINLLPDALARRYEHRRQARRWVPVWCVTAALLGLLQVGLQGQSRQAAEALLLVNERVKPLHHLEARTVALESESRRMQTLLTRQAALEQSDTPLALLQVVIDARRTVAGALQLDALQMEDMPALPGVSAPTDTPPVSGKRLVLSGAAESDVAVSQFVSNLRASNVLANVSLEASQSQSSAGGAGRTFQLRCELLP; encoded by the coding sequence ATGAGCGCCGCAAGAATCAATCTGCTGCCCGACGCGCTGGCGCGGCGCTACGAGCACCGCCGCCAGGCCCGCCGCTGGGTCCCCGTGTGGTGCGTCACCGCGGCGTTGCTGGGGTTGTTGCAGGTGGGCCTGCAGGGGCAGAGCCGACAAGCCGCCGAGGCGCTGCTTCTGGTCAACGAGCGCGTCAAGCCGCTGCACCACCTCGAGGCCCGCACCGTGGCGCTCGAGAGCGAAAGCCGACGCATGCAAACGCTGCTCACGCGGCAAGCGGCGCTCGAGCAGTCCGACACGCCGCTGGCGCTGCTGCAAGTGGTGATCGACGCCCGGCGGACCGTCGCCGGCGCCCTGCAGCTCGACGCGCTGCAGATGGAAGACATGCCGGCGCTCCCGGGGGTCTCCGCCCCCACGGACACGCCCCCCGTCTCCGGCAAGCGGCTCGTGCTCAGCGGCGCCGCCGAGAGCGACGTCGCGGTGTCTCAGTTTGTCTCCAACCTACGCGCGTCGAACGTGCTGGCCAACGTGTCGCTCGAAGCCTCCCAGTCGCAAAGTTCCGCCGGCGGCGCGGGGCGGACCTTCCAACTGCGGTGCGAACTGCTCCCCTAA